Genomic window (Mesorhizobium sp. M4B.F.Ca.ET.058.02.1.1):
CATCGTCGTGCCGACGGTGACCGACCCGTTCTATTCGGAGATGGTCAGCCGCATCGAGCTTCGGCTGCGCGACGAAGGCTACTGGCCGATCGTCATTTCCTCGCACGGCTCGACCGAGCTCGAGGTCGAGGCGACGCGGACCATCCTGTCCTTGAAGGTCTCCGGCGCGCTCGTCGCGCCGCTCGGGCGGCGCTCCGATCACCGCACGCTGGAGAAGCTGACGCAGGCCATCCCGATCGTTTATTTCGACACTTATCTCGAAGGCGGCACGCCCTTCGTCGGCAACAACAACACGCAGAGCGTCGCGACGATCGTCGAGTATCTCTGCCGCTCCGGCGATGCGCCGGTCTATTTCGACATCCCGCATGTCAACCACAACTCGCCCGAACGGCTGGCCAGCTATGTCGCCTCGATGAAGCGGCTCGGCCATGAGCCACTCGTCATCGGCAACACCAAGGACTACACGTGGGATTTCGAGCGGATCGGCTACGAACAGACCGAAAGGATGCTCGGCAATGGCGGCCTGCCGGGCAAGACCATCCTGTGCAACAACGACCGTCTTGCCTTCGGTGTGATGGCGGCCGCCTTCTCCCGGGGGATCAAGGTCGGTCGCAAGGCGGACTGCGACCTGCGTGTCGCGGCGCATGACGACCATCCGCTCAGCCGCTACGCCTGCCCCGGCCTCACCACCATGGCGCAGGACTTCGCTTCGATGGCCGGGCGCAGTGTCGAAACGCTGCTGGGACTGCTCAACGAGGACGGGACGGCGGTGGCGCCCAAGGTCAATCTCGACGCGACGCTGGTGATGCGCCAGTCAGCCTGACCTGAACCTCGACAGACCCGACCCAACTCAACCGGGATCGAAGCTCCGCCAGGCGGCGACCGCCGCCTCGACAGCCTGCCGCGATGCCGGGCCGTGGCGGCCCATCGAGACGAAGCCGTGGATCTGGCCCGGCCAGCGCTTGAGCACCACCGGCACGCCGCCGTCCTGGAGGCGCCTGGCATAGGCCTCGCCCTCATCGGCGAGGATGTCGTGGCCGGCGATGGCGACGAAGGCCGGGGCGGCACCGGCAAGGCCTTTGGTCTTCAGCGGCGAGACGCGCCAGTCGTCGATGTCGCCGGCGTCGCGAACATATTGGTCGCGGAACCATGCCATGGTCGAGGCGGTCAGGCCGAAACCCTCGGCGAAGCGTCGGTAACTGTCCGCCGTCTGCGCGGCATCGGTGTTTGGGTAGAGCAGAAGCTGTGCGGTCACCGGGATCCGGTCGTCCCGCGCGAGCAGGCTGAGCACGGCGGCGAGATTGCCGCCGGCGCTGTCGCCGGCAACGGCGATGCGCCGCGCATCGATGCCGAGAGCGCCGGCCTCATCCCGCATGAAGGAGAGCACGGCGCGGCAGTCCTCGACCGCCGCCGGAAACTTGTGCTCCGGCGCCAGCCTGTAGGCGGGCGAAACGACGACGCATGCCGCGATGTTGGCGAACCAGCGGCAGATCTCGTCATGCGAGTCGAGATTGCCGATCATCCAGCCGCCGCCGTGCAGATAGAGCAGCGCGGGAGCAGCCCGGGACGGAGCCCCCTGCCCGCGATAGATCCGCAGCGTCAGCGATCCGCCGGGCCCGGCGATGATGCGCTCGCCGACCAGGCCGACCGGCTCGCGCTCGCCCTGCAGGTCCGGAGAGCCCTGGTCATAGGCGCGGCGCGCCTCCTCGGGCGTGCCGGTCTCGAAAGGCGGGGCAGCGGCCTGCCGGCCGAGATCGAGCACGTGGCGGGCTTGCGGATCGAGCCCGGACAATTCTGCCGCGAGAGGCGACGTCGTCATGGGTGAGCCCCCGTCATGCAGCAGGCTCGCCGCTTCGTCCTCGCCGAGAAGCGGCGGCTGGTCGACGGTGCCATTGACGGCAACCGACCCGCGGCTCTCGCCCGAGACGAGGATCGCTTCCATGATCTCCAGCACATGCAGCGCCAAATCGCCGGAGGCTCGGGGCTTGCTGCCTTCCGACAGCGACCGTGCCAGATCGGCGACGCCGAGCATGCGATAGTTGGCGCGGTCGGGCGCCGCATAGGGCCAGTTGCGCGCGCCGTAGAGCTCGCCCTCGCTCGCGAAATCCGTCCAGTCGGCGCCGCGCGCGGAAAGCGAGACGGTGCCGCCGAACGTGTCGGGATCGGGGAGTCTGAGCGAGCCCTCGGTGCCATGCAATTCGATCGGATGGTTGGAGTGTTTGAAGACATCCCAGGAGGCGCCGAAGGTGACGGTGGCGCCGGAGCGGAATTCGAGCAACGACAGGACGTTGGTCGGCGTGCCGACCTTGAAGCTGGTGTTCTTGAAGGGACCGTCGGCGGTGATCAGCCGCTGCTCCTGGCCGCGCGTCGCCATGGCCATGACGCGGACGACCGGGCCGAGCAGGTTGACCAGCATCGTCAGGTAGTAAGGGCCCATATCGAAGACCGGGCCGCCGCCGGGCTGGTAGTAGAATTGCGGATTGGGATGCCAGTGCTCCATGCCGCGCCCCATCATGAAGGCCGTGCCGGTCACCGGCCGGCCGATGGCGCCCTCGTCCATCAGGCGGCGCGCACGGCGCCCAGCGGCGCCGAGGAAGGTGTCGGGGGCCGCGCCGAGCAGCAACCCGCGCGCCCTCGCCTCGGCGACCAGCCGGCGGCCGTCGCTGGCCGAGGTCGCCAGCGGCTTTTCAGTGAAGACGTGCTTGCCCGCCGACAGCGCCGAAAACGAGATGTCGAAATGCGCCGCGGGGATGGTGAGGTTGAGGACGAGGTCGATCTCCGGGTCGCCTAGCAGTTCGTCGACGGAGAGCGCGCGGAGGCCGTATTCCTTGGCACGGAGCGCCGCCATGTCGGCGGAAATGTCGGCACAGGCGCCCAACTCCATCCTGCCGAACAGAGCCGCATTGCGCAGATAGGTCACCGAGATGTTGCCGCATCCGATGACGCCGATGGCGAGCTTTGTCTTTGATTTTCCGTGCATTTCAGATCGTATCTCCCAACGCGGTCATGGCCTAGCTGCACCCTGGCGCCAGCAATGGATCACAGTCGAAAGCCGCTATACAACATTTTAATTCTTGACGCGCGTAAAAATTTTATAGAGCATGTGAAAATGCCGACGCAGCAGGATTTTGAAACCAGACGATTGGGGAATTTTGAACTCATGAGCCTAGGAACCAGGGTGCGTCTTGCGCGCCTCTTCTCGCACCCATCCGGGAACCTTTTTGGCGGCGCGGTCGACCACTTCGTCGGCTATGGCGACGTGCGCAAAGGCGGCCTTGCCGACCTGCCGGGTGCGCTCGCACGCGTCATGGCGGGCAAACCCGACTATGTCAGCATCCAGCCCGGCACCGCGCGCCATCTGTGGCCGCAATATGCGGGCAAGGCTTCGCTGGTGATCCAGGCGGGCTGCTTCACCCTGGACGATCGCATCAGCGAGTTGATCGCAACGCCCGAGGATGCGGTGCGCGCGGGGCCGATGCATTGGCCGTGGCCATTCCGGTGCGCGGCGCGACCGAGGGCAAATACATACGCTGGCTGACCGATTCGGTGAACGCAGCGGCCCGCTACGGCATGCCGGTGGTGGCGCATATCTACCCTCGCGATTTCACCGACGGGGCGAAAATCGTCTTCACCCCCGACGAGATCGCCTATGCGGCGCGCATCGGCTACGAGTCCGGTGTCGACGTGATCAAGATCGGCTACACGGGCGATTTCGAGTCGTTCCGAGAGACCGTTCGGACCTGCCCGGTGCCCGTTGTGATCGCGGGTGGTCCGAAGACCGATACGCTGCTCGGCGCGCTTCAGCAGACGGCGGACGCCATCCGTGCCGGGGCGCGCGGCGCCGTGGTCGGCCGCAATCTCTGGGGGCATGGCGATCCGCAGAAGGCAGCGCTTGCCTTTCGCGGCGTCATCCATGACGGCCTGTCGGCAAAAGACGCCCTGGCGAAGGCGGGTGCCTGAACGATGCCCGCCGTCCCCTCGATCCTCGGCTTCGGCGCTATTGCGATCGACGACATCGTCTATGTCGATCAGCCGTTGTCGGCGGGCAAGGGGAAGGTTCTGCAAAGTGCCCGGGCTTTCGGGGGAAATGTCGCGACGGCGCTGGCCGCCGTCGCGCGGCTCGGCGGAACCGCCGGGTTCATCGGATGGCTGGGCACTGGCGCGGACGACGCCGCGCTGCGCGATCTCGTGGCGAGCGGTGTTGAAACCGCATTCGCGCCGCGCCACCCCGACGCGCGCCCGGTGCGCTCGCGCATCACCGTCGGTTCTGACGGGGAACGGTTCATCGCGTATGACGACGATGCGATGCTGGGCACCGCGCCGGAATTTCCGGACGATATTCTTGGCCGCGCGACCGCGCTGATCGTCGATAGCTACGCGATCCGGTCGCTGGATGTCGTGGCCCGGGCTCGCGATCTCGGCCTTGCGATTCTCGGCGATATCGAATGGAGCGCCGGCCCAGCCACGGAGCGGCTGATCGCGCAATGCGACCATCTCATTCTTCCCCTCGGCTTTGCGCGGACTGCCACAGGCCGCCGATCGCCGGCCGAGATGCTCGATGCATTGTGGTTGCCGTCGCGGTCCGCCGTGGTTCTGACCGATGGCGGCAGGGGCGTCTACTATCGCGGGCGCGACGAGACAGGGCTCTGGCACCTGCCCCCGCACCGGGTTGACGTCGTCGACTCGACCGGCGCCGGTGACTGCTTTCATGGCGCCTATGCCCATGCATTGACGCGCGGGGCCGACACCGCAGGCCGGGTGGCGTTCGCGGCCGCGGCGGCAGCCCTGTCCGTAACGGGGCGTGGTGGGCGCGAAGCGCTGCCCACCAACGACCAGGTCACGAAACTTCTGACATCTACGAACGCTCCGTCAGCGGTCGAACTGAGACTTGTGGAGGAGGAAGATGGCAGAAGTCATTCTTGAGAATATCTGCAAGACCTACGGGAACAATTTTCACGCCATCGACCAATTGAACCTGTCGGTCGAGGACGGCGAGTTCCTGATCCTCGTCGGCCCGTCCGGCTGCGGCAAATCCACTGCGTTGCGGATGATCGCGGGACTGGAGGACATCACGAGCGGCAGTCTTCGCATCGGCGGCGTCGACGTCGTCGACATGCCGCCCAAGGACCGCGACATCGCGATGGTCTTCCAGAGCTACGCGCTCTACCCGCACATGACGGTGTTCGAAAACATCGCCTTTTCGATGCGGCTGGCTGGCAAGCCGAAGGCCGAGCGCAAGAAGCGCGTGGACGAGATCGCCAAAACCCTTCAGCTGACGTCGCTGCTCGACAGCAAACCCGCGAACCTTTCAGGCGGGCAGCGTCAAAGGGTTGCCATGGGCCGCGCCATGGTGCGCGAGCCCGCCGCCTTTCTGATGGACGAGCCCCTTTCCAATCTGGACGCGAAACTGCGCGTTCAGATGCGCGCCGAAATCACCAGCCTGCAAAAGCAGCTCGGCGTCACGACCATATATGTGACTCACGACCAAATCGAAGCGATGACGATGGGGGACCGGGTCGCGGTGTTGAAGGGCGGCGTGCTGCAGCAGGTCGATACACCCAAGAGGCTCTATGAATCGCCGGTGAACGCCTTCGTCGCCGGCTTCATCGGTTCCCCGTCGATGAACCTTTTCGAAGCGACCCTGAAGGGCGGCGAGCTCATTTTTCGTGACTTCGCGATCCGGCTGCAGGATGCAGCTTTCGTTGGCAGGCCCGCCCTGAGGTCCTATGAGGGGCGCAAGATCGTGTTCGGCATACGGCCGGAGGATCTCTATGACAGCAGCCTCGAATCCGGCCGCAAGTATCAGACGATACCGGCAAAGGTGACTTCGATCGAGGAGCTCGGCTCCGAACATATCGTCCACCTGAACATCGACGCGGTCCGGGTGGACTCCGGCGATCCGGACGCGGTGGAGGATTATGGCCTGGCATCGAACGCGGTGGCGAGATTCGAGCCGACCAGCGCCATCCACTCCGGCTCGGAAATCCGGTTGGCCGTGGATGATACCAAGCTCCATTTCTTCGATCCCGAGACGCATCTGGCGATCTGAAGGACTGCGGCAGAGCCGGCAGGCGAGAGCGAGGCGCCTGCGAATGAAGACTTCTGAATGAACCAGACGATCGTCCGCATTGTGCGGCCGATCTTAAAGAAGGAGGAGAGAATGACGTTTCGGATAAAACCCGCGATGCTGAAAATGGCCGCGGCCGCCTGGTTGCTTGGCGCAACCGGCGCCATGGCGGACACCACGCTGGAGTTCACCCAGTGGTGGGAGCCTGAGCTGCCCGCAGGCTCCTTGCGGAAAATCATGGACGAATTCGAGGCCGCGAATCCCGGGATCAAGGTGACGCTGGTCAGCGGCCCCTATGCGACCACGCGAGACCAGATCTCGGTTGGTGCCGCGACGGGAACGCTTAGCGACGTCGTTGGTCTCGACGGCGCCTGGGTCAACAATTTGAACGCGCAGAACGCGCTGGCCGACATGAACCCGATGATGGATGCGAGCGGCTTCGACAAAGCCCAGGTCGCGGACATCATCAAGGTGGACGGCAAAGCGGTGATGTTTCCCGTGGCTTCGTTCGTCTATCCGGTGTTCGTGAATTTGGACCTCGCCGCCAAGGCGGGCGTCACCAAGCTGCCGTCGACCCGCGCGGAGTTCCTCGAAGCCGCCAAGAAGATGACCCAGGCCGACAAGAACCAGTATGGCTGGGTGCTGCCGCTGTCGCTGCAAACGCCGTCCGGTGTCCAGAACGACATGATGTCGTGGGTCTGGGCATCGGGTCAATCGATGATGGCTGACGGCAAGCCGGCTCTCGAGGCAAAGCCGGTGGTGGATATGCTGACCTTCGTCAAATCGCTCAATGACGCGGGCACCATCTCGCCCGGCATCGCCACCAAGACCGAACAGGAAAAGGTCGAGGAATTCGTCAACGACCGGGTCGGGATGATGATCGACTCGCTCGCGCATGTGAACCTCATCCGCCAACGCAATCCCAAGCTGAACTTCGACCTCATCCCGGTCCCGGTCGTGGAGGACTATAGCGGCAAGCGCGGCCTGCCATACGCCTCCTGGGGCATCGGCATCTCCGCGGGCTCGAAACATCAGGAGGAGGCGTGGAAGCTCGTCCAATACCTGATGAGTGAAAAGGTGAACGCCAAGCTCGTGTCGCTGGCCAACGCCTTCCCCGGCAACGTCAACGCCAAGCCCGATTTCGTGACTTCCGACAAGGCTTTCGGCAAGGCTTTCGAAATCTTCAAGACCGGCTATCTTGCCAATGAGTTCACGGGCCTGCCGGTGGCGGAAGACCTGATGACCCAGTTCGACGTGCAAGCCCAGAAGATGCTCGCCGGCGAACAATCTCCGGAAGAAGCCGCGGCCAATGCTCAAAAGGGCTGGATAGCGAAATTCTGATCGGCCTGTTTTGCGATCTCTACCGGGCGGCCTGACTTCGGGCAGGCCTCCCGGCAACAACGCATCGGCAATGCGAGACGGACCCGTTTCCGAAGCTCCCCTTCTCTTGAAGGCGTGTCCCAAGGTTGGCATATGACCCCGCAGAAGCGCTCCCACCATAGGCTGAAACGAGCGGTCGCACCCTATCTCTACCTGTCGCCCTC
Coding sequences:
- a CDS encoding LacI family DNA-binding transcriptional regulator produces the protein MAMTHKTMEDFARSCGVSRPTLSKYFDDPTSVKPATRKRIEEALRSSDYQPNLFARNLNRKRTRSIGIVVPTVTDPFYSEMVSRIELRLRDEGYWPIVISSHGSTELEVEATRTILSLKVSGALVAPLGRRSDHRTLEKLTQAIPIVYFDTYLEGGTPFVGNNNTQSVATIVEYLCRSGDAPVYFDIPHVNHNSPERLASYVASMKRLGHEPLVIGNTKDYTWDFERIGYEQTERMLGNGGLPGKTILCNNDRLAFGVMAAAFSRGIKVGRKADCDLRVAAHDDHPLSRYACPGLTTMAQDFASMAGRSVETLLGLLNEDGTAVAPKVNLDATLVMRQSA
- a CDS encoding alpha/beta hydrolase encodes the protein MTTSPLAAELSGLDPQARHVLDLGRQAAAPPFETGTPEEARRAYDQGSPDLQGEREPVGLVGERIIAGPGGSLTLRIYRGQGAPSRAAPALLYLHGGGWMIGNLDSHDEICRWFANIAACVVVSPAYRLAPEHKFPAAVEDCRAVLSFMRDEAGALGIDARRIAVAGDSAGGNLAAVLSLLARDDRIPVTAQLLLYPNTDAAQTADSYRRFAEGFGLTASTMAWFRDQYVRDAGDIDDWRVSPLKTKGLAGAAPAFVAIAGHDILADEGEAYARRLQDGGVPVVLKRWPGQIHGFVSMGRHGPASRQAVEAAVAAWRSFDPG
- a CDS encoding PfkB family carbohydrate kinase, whose product is MPAVPSILGFGAIAIDDIVYVDQPLSAGKGKVLQSARAFGGNVATALAAVARLGGTAGFIGWLGTGADDAALRDLVASGVETAFAPRHPDARPVRSRITVGSDGERFIAYDDDAMLGTAPEFPDDILGRATALIVDSYAIRSLDVVARARDLGLAILGDIEWSAGPATERLIAQCDHLILPLGFARTATGRRSPAEMLDALWLPSRSAVVLTDGGRGVYYRGRDETGLWHLPPHRVDVVDSTGAGDCFHGAYAHALTRGADTAGRVAFAAAAAALSVTGRGGREALPTNDQVTKLLTSTNAPSAVELRLVEEEDGRSHS
- a CDS encoding ABC transporter ATP-binding protein, yielding MAEVILENICKTYGNNFHAIDQLNLSVEDGEFLILVGPSGCGKSTALRMIAGLEDITSGSLRIGGVDVVDMPPKDRDIAMVFQSYALYPHMTVFENIAFSMRLAGKPKAERKKRVDEIAKTLQLTSLLDSKPANLSGGQRQRVAMGRAMVREPAAFLMDEPLSNLDAKLRVQMRAEITSLQKQLGVTTIYVTHDQIEAMTMGDRVAVLKGGVLQQVDTPKRLYESPVNAFVAGFIGSPSMNLFEATLKGGELIFRDFAIRLQDAAFVGRPALRSYEGRKIVFGIRPEDLYDSSLESGRKYQTIPAKVTSIEELGSEHIVHLNIDAVRVDSGDPDAVEDYGLASNAVARFEPTSAIHSGSEIRLAVDDTKLHFFDPETHLAI
- a CDS encoding sugar ABC transporter substrate-binding protein is translated as MTFRIKPAMLKMAAAAWLLGATGAMADTTLEFTQWWEPELPAGSLRKIMDEFEAANPGIKVTLVSGPYATTRDQISVGAATGTLSDVVGLDGAWVNNLNAQNALADMNPMMDASGFDKAQVADIIKVDGKAVMFPVASFVYPVFVNLDLAAKAGVTKLPSTRAEFLEAAKKMTQADKNQYGWVLPLSLQTPSGVQNDMMSWVWASGQSMMADGKPALEAKPVVDMLTFVKSLNDAGTISPGIATKTEQEKVEEFVNDRVGMMIDSLAHVNLIRQRNPKLNFDLIPVPVVEDYSGKRGLPYASWGIGISAGSKHQEEAWKLVQYLMSEKVNAKLVSLANAFPGNVNAKPDFVTSDKAFGKAFEIFKTGYLANEFTGLPVAEDLMTQFDVQAQKMLAGEQSPEEAAANAQKGWIAKF